One Marinifilum sp. JC120 DNA window includes the following coding sequences:
- a CDS encoding prepilin-type N-terminal cleavage/methylation domain-containing protein, with protein MGVCMYAKSCNSGFSLMEVMVAMAILSIGLVAVAGVYSQATASLSQVEGYERAGLEAEMRLASFLNQGNIKPGTTSGSCETLPHGRWKIVSKKDNDYPGVSRVMVTVLFFTEGREHEYVLETAQVEQTLPVQSKTQTKDTKK; from the coding sequence ATGGGGGTGTGTATGTACGCTAAATCTTGTAACTCCGGTTTTTCCCTGATGGAAGTAATGGTTGCCATGGCTATTCTCTCTATCGGACTTGTTGCAGTGGCAGGTGTTTATTCACAGGCTACCGCATCTTTGTCTCAGGTTGAGGGGTATGAGCGGGCTGGTCTGGAAGCGGAAATGCGGCTGGCTTCTTTTCTGAATCAGGGAAATATCAAACCGGGGACCACCTCCGGTTCCTGCGAAACCCTGCCTCACGGCAGGTGGAAGATCGTCAGTAAAAAAGACAATGATTATCCCGGTGTGAGCCGGGTTATGGTCACGGTGTTGTTCTTCACGGAAGGCAGAGAGCATGAATATGTTCTGGAGACAGCTCAGGTTGAGCAAACCCTGCCTGTGCAGAGTAAAACCCAGACAAAGGATACGAAAAAATGA
- a CDS encoding P-II family nitrogen regulator has protein sequence MKFKIILAPVKPDKTDAIVDAAKEVGATGATIIPARGTGMREAKTFFGLTLEDQTDIVLFLLEEHLVKPVTEAIKTAGEFHKPGTGIAFVLPVENVLGMESQIEVFKEKVRDSYF, from the coding sequence ATGAAATTTAAGATTATCCTTGCTCCAGTAAAGCCAGACAAGACTGACGCCATTGTTGATGCAGCTAAAGAAGTCGGAGCTACCGGCGCAACAATTATTCCCGCCAGGGGAACAGGAATGCGCGAGGCAAAGACGTTTTTCGGCCTGACCCTTGAAGACCAGACAGATATTGTTCTCTTCCTGCTGGAAGAACATTTGGTCAAACCGGTCACGGAAGCCATCAAGACTGCCGGGGAATTCCACAAACCGGGAACAGGTATTGCGTTCGTTTTGCCTGTGGAAAATGTACTCGGCATGGAAAGCCAGATTGAAGTCTTCAAAGAAAAAGTACGCGACAGTTATTTTTAA
- a CDS encoding prepilin-type N-terminal cleavage/methylation domain-containing protein, whose amino-acid sequence MRTYIHLPANIARILTFSATARTVSPEEPVITRISPTTDEGGFTLLELLVAITVGAVVLTAVYSIFVTATRVEKGAQAMLTPMRSASYAFSMLGRDVRNLDPLCAVSDIICKKTKCQFPILDEKGKRIWVQYVLKENRLWREQRKDKKGKPEKGKPLSKMELCSGVVEIRFKLTNRGHGGGATGDLNTASKVGPGMIGLVLDFKEGPSRRAIYRSQILLEVTPQQKAG is encoded by the coding sequence ATCCGTACGTATATACATCTCCCGGCAAACATAGCCCGGATTTTGACCTTCTCAGCTACGGCAAGGACGGTAAGCCCGGAGGAACCGGTGATAACGCGGATATCACCAACTACTGATGAGGGCGGGTTTACCCTGCTTGAACTGCTGGTGGCGATTACCGTGGGGGCGGTGGTACTGACAGCTGTTTATTCTATTTTCGTCACGGCCACGCGGGTGGAAAAGGGGGCGCAGGCAATGCTCACCCCCATGCGTTCAGCTTCCTACGCGTTCAGCATGCTCGGCAGGGACGTTCGCAATCTGGACCCTTTGTGCGCGGTTTCGGATATTATCTGCAAGAAAACCAAATGCCAGTTTCCTATTCTGGATGAAAAGGGAAAACGGATTTGGGTGCAGTATGTTCTTAAAGAAAACAGACTCTGGCGGGAACAGCGCAAGGATAAAAAGGGGAAACCTGAAAAAGGTAAACCTCTGTCAAAGATGGAACTTTGTTCCGGGGTGGTTGAAATACGTTTCAAGCTCACCAACAGAGGGCATGGCGGGGGGGCTACCGGAGATTTGAATACCGCATCCAAAGTAGGTCCGGGAATGATCGGATTGGTTTTGGATTTTAAGGAAGGACCGTCGCGGCGGGCCATTTATCGTTCACAGATTTTATTGGAAGTAACACCGCAACAGAAGGCAGGCTGA
- a CDS encoding PDZ domain-containing protein gives MKQDRRLHLCFSRILLFLLLGAFLVGCQLKADPIDIGYQPMSRPLIGLKLKVVQKEMHVIEEEGKEETSEDQDRALLVMDCKPDSPAQKGGVQPGDILLEIDGVPVQGMRDSTFIMQRKRPGDNVALTLFRNGKVIKLGIHLPADVPVTKAVNTTSWGAS, from the coding sequence ATGAAACAAGATAGACGTTTGCATCTGTGTTTTTCCCGAATTCTACTTTTTCTTTTGCTGGGTGCTTTTCTGGTCGGGTGTCAGCTCAAGGCGGACCCCATCGATATCGGTTACCAGCCCATGTCCCGGCCTTTGATTGGACTCAAGTTGAAAGTTGTCCAGAAGGAGATGCATGTCATTGAAGAGGAAGGGAAAGAGGAGACCAGTGAGGATCAGGATCGTGCTCTTCTTGTTATGGATTGTAAACCGGACAGCCCGGCGCAGAAGGGCGGCGTTCAGCCCGGAGATATACTTCTGGAAATTGACGGAGTTCCGGTGCAGGGAATGCGGGATTCAACTTTCATCATGCAACGCAAGCGGCCGGGGGATAATGTTGCCTTGACCCTGTTCAGAAACGGCAAAGTCATCAAATTAGGAATTCATCTGCCTGCTGACGTCCCGGTCACCAAGGCGGTTAACACTACTAGCTGGGGGGCTTCATGA
- a CDS encoding DUF1538 domain-containing protein translates to MTFLIEFGQVFLATIRDILPILILITCFQLFVLRQSIPNLRSLIIGGIYVVLGLAMFLIGLEKALFPVGKIMATQLSAPSLLAGEGAVDAITDWTSYGWVYLFAAMIGFSTTIAEPSLLAVAIKAKEVSGGVISQWGLRITVAVGVAVGISLGAFRIVTGTPLYIYILAGYVIVIIQTFLAPKKIIALAYDSGGVTTSTVTVPLVAALGLGLSESVPGRNPALDGFGLIAFASLFPIITVMGYAQYTHFVAARKAKTKKTKTAEKSSLCET, encoded by the coding sequence ATGACATTCCTGATTGAATTCGGACAGGTATTCCTTGCCACGATAAGAGATATTCTGCCCATACTGATTTTGATTACGTGCTTTCAGCTGTTTGTTCTGCGTCAGTCTATTCCAAACCTGCGCAGCCTTATAATAGGTGGTATTTACGTTGTTCTGGGACTGGCTATGTTTCTGATCGGCCTGGAAAAAGCACTCTTTCCAGTAGGCAAGATCATGGCGACCCAACTCTCGGCGCCTTCACTGCTGGCGGGAGAAGGTGCGGTCGACGCTATCACAGACTGGACTTCCTACGGCTGGGTTTATCTTTTTGCAGCTATGATCGGCTTTTCAACCACAATTGCCGAACCATCGCTGCTGGCGGTTGCCATCAAAGCCAAGGAAGTTTCCGGTGGAGTTATCAGTCAGTGGGGTCTGCGCATTACTGTGGCTGTCGGAGTTGCGGTGGGAATCTCTCTCGGGGCATTCCGTATTGTAACCGGTACACCTCTCTATATATACATACTGGCCGGCTATGTGATCGTGATAATCCAGACCTTCTTGGCACCAAAGAAAATTATCGCCCTTGCCTATGATTCCGGCGGGGTGACAACATCCACGGTGACTGTGCCACTGGTCGCTGCTTTAGGACTGGGACTTTCTGAATCGGTTCCGGGTCGCAACCCTGCTCTGGACGGATTCGGGCTTATAGCTTTCGCCAGCCTATTTCCAATTATCACGGTCATGGGATATGCTCAGTACACGCATTTCGTGGCCGCCCGAAAAGCAAAAACTAAAAAAACAAAGACAGCTGAAAAAAGCAGCCTTTGTGAAACTTAA
- a CDS encoding DUF1538 domain-containing protein — translation MSSSKQAFCTRRITLAVLKKFWSSFRDLLPIILVIAFFQIVVLRQPLPNLGEVAFGGLLVVLGLMLFIQGLEMGLFPIGEEMARALARKGSLFWLLTFAFLLGFSTTVAEPALIAVSAEAASIAAQGNLIAPGEESLSRYALGLRLSVAFSVGVAILIGVLRILRGWPVHYLIIGGYVVVMLMTLIAPKEIVGIAYDAGGVTTSTVTVPLVAALGVGLASIIKGRSPLLDGFGLIAFASLLPMIFVMGYGLTVF, via the coding sequence ATGAGCAGCAGTAAACAGGCATTTTGTACACGCAGAATAACTCTGGCGGTATTGAAGAAATTCTGGAGTTCCTTCAGGGATCTGTTGCCAATAATTCTGGTAATTGCTTTTTTCCAGATTGTTGTTCTCAGACAGCCTCTGCCGAACTTGGGAGAGGTGGCTTTCGGCGGGCTGCTTGTCGTTCTCGGCCTGATGCTCTTCATACAGGGGCTGGAGATGGGACTCTTCCCTATCGGGGAAGAAATGGCCCGGGCCCTAGCAAGGAAGGGCAGTCTATTCTGGCTGCTGACTTTCGCCTTTCTGCTCGGATTTTCAACAACGGTTGCAGAGCCTGCGTTGATAGCCGTTTCAGCAGAGGCTGCCAGTATTGCCGCACAAGGCAATCTGATCGCTCCCGGAGAAGAATCATTGAGCAGGTACGCATTAGGACTTCGCCTGTCAGTGGCTTTTTCCGTCGGGGTGGCTATTCTCATAGGTGTTTTGAGGATACTGCGCGGTTGGCCTGTACATTATCTGATCATAGGAGGCTATGTGGTTGTCATGCTGATGACCCTCATTGCTCCCAAAGAGATTGTAGGCATTGCCTACGACGCCGGTGGGGTTACCACCTCCACTGTCACCGTTCCCCTTGTAGCGGCTCTGGGAGTGGGGCTGGCTTCAATCATCAAAGGGCGCAGTCCGCTGTTGGATGGTTTCGGACTGATCGCTTTTGCCTCCCTCCTTCCTATGATCTTTGTTATGGGGTACGGGCTGACCGTTTTTTAA
- a CDS encoding type II/IV secretion system protein yields MQEKEMKLLPATPYDLSSPDRVRAWWQRIRQAGESEQDALRSTAEFIGLEWMELDKTYLAEPGLVQLVPESFAKSHLLLPLAKEQDGMVRMAVATPFLGTAVSEMEQALEMDIHMVLAPADNLVDALERAYSGEGMEGVFTSLDDGLDSMDDVEDLRDMAQAAPVIRLVNNSFRDAIAQGASDIHISPYEDGLEIRFRVDGILHVVNTVPRKYQAAIISRIKIMSNLDIAERRIPQDGRIRLKMEQSDYDIRVASTPTVFGEGVVMRILDKSSIKVDIADVGFEPEMLEMWIKLVHRPHGAILVTGPTGSGKTTTLYASLNYIKSPELKIITTEDPVEYQLRGIDQIQVNPKVGLTFAAALRSILRQDPDVIMVGEIRDLETAEIAIQSSLTGHLVLSTLHTNDAPTAITRLVEMGIAPYLAAPTLAGAMAQRLLRRLCTNCKKQGADGKWQAVGCDICEGSGYKGRLGIFELLINTPAIQTLIQNQASAAEIGAKAQQEGMRTLLQDGLAKAARGLTTEEEVYRMAQDN; encoded by the coding sequence ATGCAGGAAAAAGAAATGAAACTCCTTCCGGCAACACCTTACGATCTGTCCTCTCCCGACAGGGTCCGGGCTTGGTGGCAGCGCATCAGGCAGGCCGGGGAGTCTGAGCAGGACGCGCTCAGGAGTACGGCGGAGTTTATCGGTCTGGAGTGGATGGAACTCGACAAAACCTATCTTGCCGAGCCGGGACTGGTGCAGCTTGTGCCTGAGAGTTTTGCAAAGAGCCATCTGCTGCTTCCTTTGGCAAAGGAACAGGACGGGATGGTTCGCATGGCCGTTGCAACGCCTTTTCTGGGAACAGCAGTGTCCGAAATGGAGCAGGCTCTGGAAATGGACATTCACATGGTTCTCGCTCCGGCGGATAATCTTGTGGATGCTCTGGAACGGGCCTATTCCGGCGAAGGCATGGAGGGGGTCTTCACCAGTCTGGATGATGGCCTTGATTCCATGGATGATGTGGAGGATTTGCGGGATATGGCTCAGGCCGCGCCTGTTATCCGGCTGGTCAATAATTCTTTTCGCGACGCCATTGCTCAGGGAGCTTCGGATATCCATATTTCGCCCTATGAGGACGGTCTGGAAATACGCTTTCGTGTGGATGGAATCCTGCATGTGGTCAATACCGTGCCCAGAAAATATCAGGCAGCCATCATTTCCCGGATCAAGATCATGTCCAATCTGGATATTGCCGAGCGTAGGATTCCCCAAGATGGTCGTATCCGTTTGAAAATGGAGCAGTCTGATTATGATATCCGCGTGGCATCCACCCCCACCGTGTTCGGCGAAGGTGTGGTCATGCGTATTTTGGACAAGTCATCCATTAAGGTGGATATCGCGGACGTAGGCTTTGAACCGGAGATGCTCGAGATGTGGATAAAACTCGTCCATCGGCCCCACGGTGCAATACTCGTGACCGGGCCGACCGGGTCCGGGAAAACCACTACGCTCTATGCCTCGTTGAACTACATCAAATCCCCGGAATTAAAAATCATCACCACGGAAGATCCTGTTGAATACCAGCTGCGCGGCATCGACCAGATTCAGGTCAATCCCAAAGTAGGGCTGACTTTTGCGGCAGCTCTGAGGAGCATTCTGCGTCAGGACCCGGACGTGATTATGGTCGGGGAAATCCGTGATTTGGAAACCGCTGAAATTGCGATCCAATCATCCCTGACAGGCCATCTTGTGCTTTCCACCCTGCATACTAATGATGCTCCTACAGCCATCACCCGCCTTGTGGAGATGGGCATTGCTCCTTACCTTGCCGCTCCCACTCTGGCTGGGGCAATGGCTCAGCGGCTTCTGCGTAGGTTGTGTACCAACTGCAAGAAGCAGGGAGCGGACGGCAAGTGGCAGGCTGTGGGCTGTGATATCTGTGAAGGTTCCGGTTACAAGGGCAGGCTCGGAATATTCGAGTTGCTTATCAATACTCCAGCCATCCAGACGCTTATTCAAAATCAGGCCAGTGCTGCTGAAATTGGAGCCAAGGCACAGCAGGAAGGCATGCGCACCCTGCTTCAGGATGGCCTTGCCAAGGCGGCAAGGGGGCTGACCACGGAAGAAGAAGTCTATCGTATGGCGCAGGATAATTAG
- a CDS encoding type II secretion system protein, with the protein MDFQPQKHSKNESGQNGFTLLELIVVMVIMSIVMAVLLPRLSEQLMGNTLRAAASDLGTIATSARFRAADTGKQHVVVINSESGELKLLSGDKGEILSLTSLPAKVAVEGMELLGKSVPGYEMRIIFYPRGTATPARLKLVSEKQESMHLIVAGADGGVYVR; encoded by the coding sequence ATGGATTTTCAGCCTCAAAAACACTCGAAGAATGAGTCCGGGCAAAATGGTTTTACCCTGCTGGAACTCATTGTGGTCATGGTCATCATGTCCATTGTTATGGCTGTTCTTCTGCCGCGTCTCAGTGAACAACTCATGGGCAATACTCTGCGTGCTGCTGCATCCGATTTGGGGACCATCGCCACTTCGGCTCGGTTCAGGGCGGCTGATACAGGCAAACAGCATGTGGTGGTCATCAACAGTGAAAGTGGAGAACTGAAGCTTTTGAGCGGGGATAAGGGCGAGATCCTGAGTCTGACCTCGCTGCCTGCAAAAGTGGCTGTGGAAGGTATGGAACTTCTTGGTAAATCTGTTCCCGGTTATGAGATGCGTATCATTTTTTACCCACGTGGAACGGCTACCCCTGCCCGTCTCAAACTGGTTTCCGAGAAGCAGGAGAGCATGCACCTGATCGTAGCCGGGGCTGATGGGGGTGTGTATGTACGCTAA
- a CDS encoding PDZ domain-containing protein codes for MGMERYLHKNAADAFFRIALIVAALTLVGAVLILSLPAPHPQVRNHVDATREHPPSDPLAYPHYSFFTTKRRHIFQYGQLHLVHRSYKRTAPDLPPGPNVSGLSLMATMPGAGKSYAIISGINGGASTLVTLGQLVRESILVEIASNHVTLARNDQNVTLPMNTAWEAQTESLMSEAGISEGSGSSYTLSVPSDAAAKGVNVNIKGWGVYLIPLTEMERKDMGIQSGRGLKVARVVRKDTGLLRGDLLLAVSGRPVGSIPQVDAILKNKIGKDVFLTIIRKGNPMNVDILIP; via the coding sequence ATGGGCATGGAAAGATATCTGCACAAAAACGCTGCGGACGCTTTTTTCAGGATAGCGCTTATTGTCGCGGCCCTGACATTGGTCGGTGCAGTGCTTATTCTTTCCCTTCCCGCACCGCATCCTCAAGTGAGGAATCATGTGGATGCCACCCGTGAACATCCACCGTCCGATCCTTTAGCTTATCCTCATTATTCATTTTTCACCACTAAGCGGCGTCATATTTTCCAGTACGGCCAGCTTCATCTGGTGCATCGTTCCTACAAACGAACGGCTCCTGATTTGCCTCCCGGACCGAATGTTTCCGGGCTATCCCTTATGGCGACTATGCCGGGGGCAGGCAAGTCCTATGCAATAATCAGTGGAATCAATGGCGGTGCAAGCACTTTGGTTACTTTGGGGCAGCTGGTCAGGGAGAGCATACTTGTGGAAATCGCTTCAAATCATGTGACCTTGGCCCGAAATGATCAGAATGTAACATTACCCATGAATACCGCGTGGGAAGCGCAGACTGAAAGTCTGATGAGTGAGGCTGGTATCTCTGAAGGGAGCGGGAGTTCCTATACGCTTTCAGTTCCTTCGGATGCAGCAGCCAAAGGCGTCAACGTAAATATCAAGGGTTGGGGGGTGTACCTCATTCCTCTGACTGAAATGGAACGGAAAGATATGGGAATTCAGTCTGGTCGCGGGCTGAAAGTGGCCCGTGTTGTGCGCAAGGATACAGGTCTGCTGCGGGGGGATTTGCTTCTGGCTGTTTCCGGCAGGCCCGTGGGGTCGATACCGCAGGTCGATGCTATATTGAAAAATAAAATCGGTAAGGACGTGTTTCTGACAATCATTCGTAAAGGAAACCCCATGAATGTGGATATTCTGATTCCCTGA
- a CDS encoding CBS domain-containing protein, which produces MDSVIVRVQDVMNGDVQTVDGMASAKEAAEIMRSSKVSELLVSKRNEDDAWGIITVSDLIGKVLVPDRDAGSIYVYEIMTKPVITIPAQMDIRYAVRLLHRTDVQRAPVEHMGEIVGMVTLQSLILDNDLL; this is translated from the coding sequence ATGGATTCTGTTATTGTAAGGGTTCAGGATGTAATGAACGGTGATGTTCAGACAGTTGACGGCATGGCTTCGGCAAAAGAAGCTGCTGAAATCATGCGCTCCAGCAAAGTCTCAGAACTTCTGGTCAGCAAAAGAAATGAAGACGATGCATGGGGCATTATCACTGTAAGTGACCTGATTGGCAAAGTTCTGGTTCCTGACCGTGATGCTGGAAGCATTTATGTTTATGAAATCATGACCAAGCCTGTGATTACAATTCCCGCACAGATGGATATCCGGTATGCTGTCCGGCTGCTGCACCGCACAGATGTGCAACGCGCGCCAGTTGAACACATGGGCGAGATAGTAGGGATGGTCACTCTTCAGTCACTTATACTTGATAATGACTTGCTATAA
- the gspG gene encoding type II secretion system protein GspG translates to MHTGKRGFTLIEMLVVIVIIGVLASIVAPRFFGKTDEAKVAAAKAQIEDFSMALQSYQLDTGNFPTSQQGLNALVKKPTTPPVSDNWHGPYMSKNTIPKDPWNNPYVYTSPGKHSPDFDLLSYGKDGKPGGTGDNADITNY, encoded by the coding sequence ATGCATACCGGAAAACGCGGTTTCACACTTATCGAGATGCTGGTGGTCATTGTGATTATCGGCGTGCTTGCGTCCATCGTGGCTCCAAGGTTCTTCGGCAAGACCGATGAAGCCAAGGTTGCAGCGGCAAAGGCGCAGATTGAAGATTTTTCCATGGCCCTGCAAAGCTATCAGCTGGACACAGGGAATTTTCCCACAAGCCAGCAGGGGCTTAATGCATTAGTGAAAAAGCCCACCACGCCGCCTGTTTCGGATAATTGGCATGGTCCGTACATGAGCAAGAATACCATTCCCAAGGACCCGTGGAACAATCCGTACGTATATACATCTCCCGGCAAACATAGCCCGGATTTTGACCTTCTCAGCTACGGCAAGGACGGTAAGCCCGGAGGAACCGGTGATAACGCGGATATCACCAACTACTGA
- a CDS encoding pyruvate, water dikinase, whose product MSLFDWLPFGRKKKERIDPEQARQLLTDRYNHFRRLIQANTSTHEHIAELEEALRGFSPYGMHYVRALCTRISVSTFQMIQHLNELNPEGYAKLFTTFNEIQDRIAVEIEPIHYSGEGELVLNLGKVGRDQADLCGPKMAMLGEAGRSLNLKIPSGFVVSTASFYKFMAQDGLQAEIDRRIQATDFKNREEVFQVSSSVMSLILKAPLPVEVVQAIYNAYDKLSEELGNPVNLAVRSSALGEDREGATFAGQYRSILNVERSSLIEAIKEVIASKYSLQAMAYRNNRGLRDEDVAMSVGCIKMINPVASGVAYSRNPVNIRDGNITIYSVWGLPKAVVDGSTETDEYVVSPAPLSQVQEKRIADKKDKFICDAGEGVCRTIELDESRKSPSLTDERAVMVADVASKIENHFGTPQDIEWAVTENGDFYLLQCRPLMLIEDGLDHSGENPDLPVPLISGGRTASPGVGVGPVYPIRKTADELSFPDGGVMVLKQALPSRAALLDRCSAVITEQGGMAGHLANVAREFGVPALFGIEGALEKLQEGQIVTVDADGHAVYSGPVESLLTEKPRKRLMKGSPVQMALRKAARHIVRLNLTDPDSPDFRPSKCKTYHDIMRFCHEMAVREMFGFGISDEYIMAASRQLICNVPKQFWILDLGNGVSEEGDINPRCVFMEHVRSIPMRALWAGMQAIPWEGPPAIHGKGLMSVMFEATMNPNLNMTSPSRYAQKNYFMISENYCCLQSRFGFHFCSVESLVGERTSENYASFQFKGGAANPERKILRARFIGSILEELDFRIRIREDSLTARLEGLIQEDMEFHLKVLGYLITHTRQLDMIMTNPASVEKYKQKFFNDFKMFESD is encoded by the coding sequence ATGAGTTTGTTCGACTGGCTTCCATTTGGCAGAAAGAAGAAGGAACGTATTGATCCGGAGCAAGCTAGGCAATTGCTTACGGATCGTTACAATCATTTCCGGCGGTTGATTCAAGCCAACACCAGTACGCATGAGCATATTGCTGAACTGGAAGAGGCCCTGCGCGGATTCAGTCCCTACGGCATGCACTATGTGCGTGCTCTCTGTACCCGCATATCTGTTTCAACTTTTCAGATGATCCAACATTTGAACGAGCTGAATCCTGAAGGCTATGCGAAACTCTTCACCACTTTTAACGAGATTCAGGATCGCATTGCAGTTGAAATTGAACCGATTCACTATTCAGGGGAAGGCGAATTGGTGCTGAATCTTGGCAAAGTGGGGCGGGATCAGGCTGATCTGTGCGGTCCCAAAATGGCTATGCTGGGAGAGGCCGGACGTAGTCTTAACCTCAAGATTCCTTCAGGTTTTGTCGTTTCTACAGCCTCTTTCTATAAATTCATGGCTCAAGATGGTTTGCAGGCCGAGATAGACCGTCGTATTCAGGCTACTGATTTTAAGAACCGGGAAGAAGTTTTTCAGGTTTCTTCTTCTGTCATGAGTCTTATACTGAAAGCTCCTTTGCCTGTAGAAGTTGTTCAGGCCATTTATAATGCCTATGACAAGCTCAGCGAAGAACTTGGAAATCCGGTAAATCTTGCTGTTCGTTCCAGTGCTCTTGGCGAGGACCGCGAAGGAGCTACCTTTGCCGGTCAGTACCGCTCCATACTGAATGTGGAACGCAGTTCCCTCATAGAGGCGATAAAAGAAGTTATAGCCTCCAAATACTCCCTGCAAGCCATGGCTTACCGTAATAATCGAGGGCTTCGTGACGAGGATGTCGCCATGAGCGTGGGTTGTATCAAGATGATTAACCCGGTTGCATCCGGTGTGGCCTACTCACGAAATCCGGTTAATATCCGTGACGGCAATATCACCATTTACTCAGTGTGGGGACTGCCCAAAGCGGTAGTAGATGGCTCCACCGAAACAGATGAGTATGTCGTCAGCCCTGCTCCTTTATCACAGGTTCAAGAAAAGAGGATTGCAGATAAAAAAGATAAATTCATTTGCGATGCCGGGGAGGGAGTCTGCCGGACAATTGAGCTGGACGAGTCGCGAAAGTCTCCATCCCTGACAGATGAACGGGCTGTCATGGTCGCTGATGTTGCCTCGAAAATTGAGAATCATTTCGGTACGCCGCAGGATATTGAATGGGCTGTCACCGAAAATGGCGATTTTTATCTTTTACAATGCCGTCCGCTTATGCTCATTGAAGATGGCCTTGATCATTCTGGAGAAAATCCTGATCTGCCGGTCCCTCTGATTTCAGGAGGACGAACTGCCAGTCCCGGCGTAGGAGTCGGTCCTGTTTATCCTATCCGCAAGACTGCAGATGAACTATCTTTTCCCGATGGCGGAGTCATGGTTCTCAAACAGGCCCTGCCAAGCCGAGCTGCATTATTGGACCGGTGCAGTGCGGTGATCACAGAGCAGGGAGGCATGGCAGGACATCTTGCCAATGTGGCTCGTGAATTCGGGGTTCCTGCCCTTTTCGGAATCGAGGGTGCCCTTGAAAAATTACAAGAAGGACAAATTGTAACCGTGGATGCTGACGGGCATGCGGTTTATTCCGGTCCGGTGGAATCTTTGCTTACCGAAAAACCCCGCAAACGGCTTATGAAGGGGAGCCCGGTGCAGATGGCGCTACGCAAGGCAGCAAGACACATAGTTCGTCTTAATCTTACCGATCCGGATTCTCCTGATTTTCGTCCCTCAAAGTGTAAAACCTACCACGATATCATGCGCTTCTGTCACGAAATGGCTGTTCGGGAGATGTTCGGGTTCGGTATAAGTGATGAGTATATTATGGCTGCTTCAAGGCAACTTATCTGCAATGTACCCAAGCAGTTCTGGATTCTTGATCTCGGCAATGGAGTCAGTGAGGAGGGAGACATTAATCCCAGATGTGTATTTATGGAACATGTGCGTTCCATTCCCATGCGGGCTCTCTGGGCCGGGATGCAGGCAATTCCCTGGGAGGGGCCCCCGGCAATCCATGGAAAGGGGTTAATGTCGGTCATGTTTGAAGCGACCATGAATCCCAACTTGAATATGACGTCACCTTCCCGTTATGCTCAGAAGAATTATTTCATGATTTCTGAAAATTATTGCTGTCTGCAATCCCGTTTTGGATTTCATTTCTGCTCCGTGGAGTCACTTGTTGGAGAACGTACTTCAGAAAATTATGCCAGCTTCCAGTTTAAGGGAGGGGCAGCAAACCCTGAACGCAAGATCCTTCGAGCAAGATTTATCGGCAGTATTCTTGAAGAGCTGGATTTCCGAATTCGTATTCGTGAGGACAGTCTTACAGCCCGCCTTGAAGGACTGATCCAAGAGGATATGGAGTTCCATCTCAAGGTGCTCGGCTATCTGATAACCCATACCCGGCAGTTGGATATGATTATGACTAATCCTGCAAGTGTTGAAAAATACAAACAAAAATTTTTTAACGATTTTAAGATGTTTGAGAGTGACTGA